The Prevotella herbatica genome contains the following window.
TCTTGTCATCAAAGTTATCATTAACATATATAACACTATCTAAAACTTGCTTCCACAATTTATAATATACATATTTACTAACTTGTTCTGGATCATTCTTATCGTTTAATACTACATTTGGTACCCTTGTCCTATTTTCTATTGCAATTGGATTTACAAATGAGTTAGCAGCAATACGAGCAAAGAAATATCCTGGTGCAAAAGTTGTCCCATTAGCGTTTGGATCAGCCCCATTTGGAGTTAAGCCGCTAAAAAAATCATATCGATGTCCATGCTCTATTGCGATTTCCGGATAATTATCTGGATAATAAGTTCCAAGTTCATTGTGATCTTTATCACGAGCTTGATTCACTCCGGGCATTGCTAAATCAATACTAGCTGGAGTAAATCCCATGTCATGATTACCAGGGATATAAGTTACCTTAATTTTTTTATCGTTTATAATACCATTAAGAACATCAAATATAGCTTTATTTGATGCTACAGTTTTAAGAATAAAATCAGACTGACTTTTGTTCTCATAAGTATTAGTACGTGAAGGGATATACCACTCATCAAACATATCACCTGCAATAACCAATTCTTTTATTGTACTAGATGCTCTTACTTCGTTAAGGAATTGATTTAGACGGTTAAGATGTTTCACATTTTCAGAATAAGCAAGATCATTTCCTAGATGCAAATCACTAATAACAACAATTTTGTTTCTTAAAACACTATCAGCAAGTTCGCTTGCTGGGTCAAAAGGATTAACTACCTTTGCAACATCATCATTATCTGAGCTACAAGACACAAATAATAATGCGAATAATAAGAATAGAAAAGCTACTTTTTTCATTGTCAGTTAAATTTAATTATTATTTCTTTGAGTTATTATTTTAAATACAGATCATGACTACAATCAACGTGGCAAAGTTAATCAATACAATACATTCAGGTGTTTCATTATCACAATTTGCATGTCTCATTACCACAAAATTTGATGATATTTACTTAATATATCCATTTTTTGATTAAATTTGCAAAATAAAATTATGAAAAGTCTATATTTAGCCACCACATTTGCCGCAGCCATAGCATGCTTGCTTACATCGTTGCTCATATTCGCCCGTAGAAAAAGTGGCGAAAGATCTAGAATTATTCTTGCCTGTATAGTACTTTTCTCTGTGGCCAATTACATTACAAGGTTTTATGCCTTAAGCAATGGAGAAGTACCCGAATTGGTCATTTCTGCACCAATGCTACTGCTTGCGATATTCATGGTGATATCTTACATCATGTATCCTATCGAAGTGATATCACCAGGATATCTAAATACCTGGCGAATAATAAAACTATATAGTCCATTACTTTTTTTAGTGCTAATTTATAATGTATTAAAGATCTTTGGAGTTGCATTTCCACCATTTCATTCTTTATTAGAAATGCTACCCCATTTTACAAGGATTGATGTTTGGTTTAGAATTTTTCTTGTTGTATTGGTATTCACTCCTGTCGTGTTAATATTCATGGTACCATATACTAGACGTTACAATAATACAGATAGAGTATGGATGATGAAGTATACCATTTGTTTCATCGTAAATACTATTGCGTATATTATTATTCTTATATCAGACCACCTTATTATAAAAACTCTCTATTATTATGTTAGTGTAGGATGCAGTATATATATAGCATACATGGAATTATTTGAGAGACTGATAAAGCAACAAGAATCAAATTCAGCAGAAACTACTAACGAATATAGCAAAGAGCCTGAATACATTGAAGAAGCAGAAGAGAAAGCAAATTCGCTATGTGAAAGAGTGGTTATACACATGAGACGCACATCAGACTACAGAAATCCAGATATATCACTCAACTCTATGGCAGCATCTCTATACACCAATAGAACTACACTCTCAAAAGCTTTGAGAGAACTAGGATATACTAATTTCAACGCATATATAAATTCTTTACGTATTGAAGACTTTATTAATCGAGTGAAAAATGAGCGGATATATAACTATCAGGATATATTCTACAATGTAGGCTTCCGTTCTAGATCAACTGCTATCCGTAACTTTAAGCAATATACTGGTAAAACGCCATCAGAATATTTCAACAAATAGATACCTGAAAAAAATAGTGGAGATGAATCTCGGATATAAAAGCAACGTGAGAGAATAGAATCATATCATTCCGATCAGAAGTTCTAGTCATTTATCTTATCTATAAGTATCAAAACGCTGTATAAAGTATAAAACGAAAATGCCCGCTTCTCACGAAGCAGGCATTTTCTTCTTGTTTATTGTTTAAATAGAGACTTTTGTAATTTATCTTTTTATTAAGAGAGAAATCATTTTTTTACATAAAAGACTGCAAATCAGAGATAGGACGTTTCTCCATAGTGCCATCAGCATTTGTTATTGTGAAGTAATCATGAGCTGATTTACCGTTCACGAACTGAACTACTGCAACACCACCCTGACGCATCTGCATTGTGAAATATCCTTCACGCTTTCCGTTTACATACTTTCCGTGCCATTTTTCCTTACCATTTTTATAATAAGTAGTAATCTCACCGTCGAGTACTGTATTTGTATCATTACCAAGATCAATAAAACTGTAAGCACCTTCTGCCCTCAAAGTTCCATTCATATAGAAGTCTTGGAAGACATTTTTCTTATTAAGTCCTTGACCTTGTTTCATTAGCAATCTATAATAGCTTGCTTGTCCACTTGTAGCAACATTCATCATGTTTTCTGCATAATAAATAGTGTCAGCTACAACAACTGCATTTTCGGCTACATGTTTGCGACCATAACTTACGATGGTCAACATTGCCATTACTGATATCAAAAGGAATCGTCTCATAATTGTATACTTTTTAGGTTTTTATTCTTTTTCTGATGCAAATATATATAATTAATCTGATACCACAATATTTTATTAACACTATTTTATACATATTTTTCTGCTATAAATTAGTCGTAATTTAACAACCCACTTTCAATTTGAAACTTATCAAAAATAGGGCAAAAAACTTTCAATTTGTAAAATAGCCCTATTTAAAGCACATACAAACTAACTATTTAGTTACTTTTTGCACAGTTACAAGTGAAAAATAAGCTGTTTACGCACACAGCAAACACAACACAGTTACGATTTATATTGTAAATTATTTTTGCATTTATCAATTTGAAACAGTTAAAGACTTGATTTATATCAAGTTGCTCCATTAACAGTATTCAAAGTGACACTTTGGACGGATTACAAGCATAAATATTACACGAAGAAAACCACACTTTAATTCTATGACAATTAAAACTCTATATTACTCATTTTATAATGATGCGGCATTACACTAATACTTATATATATAATGTACGAGAGAACGTTCTTACACAAAAACAACAGGCAAATTAATGATTCGCTAGTAACACGTTTACAGAATAAGATGTAAGCAAGAAACTAAAAGCAACAATTTATTTAATCTTTATAAAGCTTAGTTTTAAAATATATCAGAAATCACTAGTGTCCACTTAAAATGATTAACATTTAGTGTAGCGCATTAATTAAATAGTTAGAGTCTATATTTCTCAGTGAAGATTTGAGTTTTGCCCTTTTAGGGTGTATCCCCTGCATTTTTGGCATTTTTTAGCTACGAAGCTACGGTAACTCTGGAAAAACCCATAAACAGAGGGGTTTCCGATACTTAGCTTGCAATATTTAGCTACGGTAAGCTACGTTCTAGCTACGTTATCCATTTCTGCTTATATAATGTACGTGCAGGCACGCGCGCACTTAGGGTTTTGCAAAAATATAAGTGTCGAAGTGTCAACTTAATGAATATCAACATTTTATCGACGAATCAGGCGTCATAAAGTGACGGTGAAATGACGGTAAAACATTGAGTTTTCCATGCGTTTCTATATAGAAACGCAACTGATTCCATATAGAAACGGAAACGTTTCTACGATGTTTTAGCTCCTAAAACATCGTAGAATGCAATGCAATATAACGTAAAACGCAATGCAAAACATCGCAAAACGCATCGCGATTCTTCGTAAAACGCAATGCAATATGAGGAAAAAAATCACCCATATTTTACCGACAAACAACCGACACTTAATGTCACTTAAAAAGTGTCCTAACAATTTGATGCTCAACAGATAGACACTTCGACACTTGTTTTTACGAAAAACTCTGAGTGCGCATACGCACGCACGTGTGCTATCAATGTGTTACTCCCCAGTAATTAAAACTTTGGCTAACAGTCTAACCTAATATCCATTGTATAGACACAAATTTTGCAGTACCTTTGCCAAGAATTCAGCGGAATCCAGCAGAACTTTTAAGCACAGAAAAATCTGCTCCTGTTTGCTAAATCTATGTGTGCTATTTTCAGATGCAGCCAACAGTTCTTTGACAGATTTACTTATAAAATACTTTTCATCCTTAAAATGACACAAATAGACGTAGCTAGAACGTAGCTTACCGTAGCTAAATCCTGCAAGCTAAGTTTCGGCAACCCCTCTGTTTATGGGCTTTTCCAGAGTTACCGTAGCTACGTAGCTAAAAAACGCCAAAAATGCAGGGGATACACCCTAAAAGGGCAATATTCAAATCTTCACTGAGAAATACAGACTCTAACTATTTAATTAATGCGCTACACTAAAGGTTAATCATTTTAAGTAGACATTAGTGATGAGACATAATGAACCAACATATTATTTATTTGAGATTAGAAATCTCTAATAAGCAACTCTTTTTATCATCTGATAGTCTGATTTTGGAATATAATAGATTACTTTTGCGGCAAATTATAAATTATAGTTCATTATGGACGATAAATCCGATAGTCATATTAAAAATAAACCCGATGTCATGAAGGTTGATTAGGATATAATACGTCCTGATTACCTCCATATACGTCATAACAATCATGGAGGTAATTATAATGAAATTTAAAAGAAGACCTCAACTGAGACCAATTAATGGTTTCAAAGACCAAGCAGAAATTTTAAGGAAAGCAAGTTGCTGCAATGAAAACGAATTGTATGATCAAACAGCAACAACAAGAAACGGATTAGATGATTCGCAAGTAAAAGACCGCCTTGAAACATATGGATATAACGAGGTAAGACAAGAAGGTAAGGTTTCATGGATAAAACAACTTATCAGCGCATTCATCAACCCTTTTATCGGAATACTTATTTTTATTGCTATAATATCAGCTATAATAGATATCTGGTTGCCAAAGATTTCCGACAGAGACTATTCTACTGTCGTCATGGTTTGTATTATGGTAACTGTAAGTGTAGCCCTAAGATTTATTCAGGAATACAGAAGTAATAAAGCAGCAGAGAAGTTGAAAGACATGGTTGAGACTACCGCTACTGTTGAAAGAAATGGCGAAAAGAATGAAGTTGACATAAAAGATATAGTTCCTGGAGATATCATTCACCTTTCTGCAGGAGATATGATACCAGCAGATTGCAGGATTATAAATGTAAAAGACTTATTTGTTATTCAATCTGCGCTTACTGGAGAATCATTACCTATTGAGAAGAATGCTACATGCTATAAAACAAAGGATGCTAATAAATGTCCTATTATAGATTTGCAGAATATATGCTTCATGGGCACAAATGTCATAAGCGGCACCGCAACAGCGGTCGTTGTGACAACTGGTGAACATACTTATTTTGGATCTATCAGTAAGACTGTTACTGGCAAAAGACAGGAAACAAGCTTTGACAAAGGGCTGAAACGCGTAAGCTATCTGCTGATTTCATTTATGGCTGTTATGGTTCCCGTTGTATTTATTATAAATGGTATCGCTAAGGACAATTGGATAGATGCTATGCTATTTGCTGTAGCAATAGCTGTCGGTCTCACTCCAGAGATGCTTCCTATGATTGTCACAGCAAACCTTGCAAAAGGAGCTGTTAACATGAGTAAGAATAAAGTAATTATAAAGCGCCTTAATGCAATACAGAACATCGGAGCAATGGATACTTTGTGTACAGACAAGACTGGTACCCTTACACTAGACAAGGTTGTATTAGAGCGCCATCTTAACATATATGGAGAATCAGACGAAGAAGTATTAAAGTGGACTTATCTGAACAGTTATCATCAGACAGGATTAAAAAGTCTGTTAGATGTAGCCATTCTTGACCATGTTGAATTGCATGACTCACTAAAAGCAGACGAAGCCTATAAAAAAATAGACGAGATTCCTTTTGATTTCCAACGCCGACGCATGTCAGTTATTCTTAAGCGTTCTGACGGTAGTCATCTACTAATATGCAAAGGTGCAGTAGAAGAAATGCTGCAACTATGTTCACGAGCTTATGATCCTGGAGAAGACAGACAATTGCAGATTGATACCGACGAAATTTTTCCAATGGATGAAAAGACAAGAGAGCACATTAAAAAAATGTCTAAAGAATTAAATGAGGACGGACTAAGAATACTGATCGTTGCAGTAAAGACATTTGATAATAGAGAACCTACATATTCTGCAGAAGATGAAAAAGATATGATTATGGCAGGCTTCGTAGGCTTTCTTGATCCTGCTAAACCTTCAGCACAGACAGCACTTTCTTCTCTTCAGCAATTGGGAGTAAACGTAAAAGTACTTACAGGTGATAATGAAATCGTAACTAAGAAAATCTGCAATGACGTAGGCATTAAGTTCGACAAGATTATGCTTGGGAACGAATTGGAAATGATGGATGACAACGAGTTGAAAGAAAAACTTGAAGAAACTGTTATTTTCGCAAAACTAAGTCCTATGCAAAAATCAAGGATTGTAACTCTGCTTCAGGAAGAGGGACATACCGTAGGATTCATGGGAGATGGAATAAATGATGCCGCAGCACTAAAAACTGCCGACGTTGGTATATCTGTAGATACTGCGGTAGATATTGCTAAAGAAAGTGCAGACATTATTCTATTAGAAAAGGATCTCAATATATTACGCACAGGTGTAGAATACGGAAGAATTACATTCGGTAATATTGTAAAATACATCAAGATGACCACCAGCAGTAATTTCGGTAACATGCTAAGTATGCTAGGAGCAAGTATC
Protein-coding sequences here:
- the mgtA gene encoding magnesium-translocating P-type ATPase — translated: MKFKRRPQLRPINGFKDQAEILRKASCCNENELYDQTATTRNGLDDSQVKDRLETYGYNEVRQEGKVSWIKQLISAFINPFIGILIFIAIISAIIDIWLPKISDRDYSTVVMVCIMVTVSVALRFIQEYRSNKAAEKLKDMVETTATVERNGEKNEVDIKDIVPGDIIHLSAGDMIPADCRIINVKDLFVIQSALTGESLPIEKNATCYKTKDANKCPIIDLQNICFMGTNVISGTATAVVVTTGEHTYFGSISKTVTGKRQETSFDKGLKRVSYLLISFMAVMVPVVFIINGIAKDNWIDAMLFAVAIAVGLTPEMLPMIVTANLAKGAVNMSKNKVIIKRLNAIQNIGAMDTLCTDKTGTLTLDKVVLERHLNIYGESDEEVLKWTYLNSYHQTGLKSLLDVAILDHVELHDSLKADEAYKKIDEIPFDFQRRRMSVILKRSDGSHLLICKGAVEEMLQLCSRAYDPGEDRQLQIDTDEIFPMDEKTREHIKKMSKELNEDGLRILIVAVKTFDNREPTYSAEDEKDMIMAGFVGFLDPAKPSAQTALSSLQQLGVNVKVLTGDNEIVTKKICNDVGIKFDKIMLGNELEMMDDNELKEKLEETVIFAKLSPMQKSRIVTLLQEEGHTVGFMGDGINDAAALKTADVGISVDTAVDIAKESADIILLEKDLNILRTGVEYGRITFGNIVKYIKMTTSSNFGNMLSMLGASILLPFLPMLPIQILSQNMLYDISQTAIPWDNMDEDFIKSPKVWHTKGISRFMFYMGPVSSIFDYITFALMYFLFSACAPASQSLFQTGWFVEGLLSQVLVIHIIRTGKIPFIQSCAASPVVFMTLVIAVIGLTIPYTAVGTALKMTPLPIMYYPYLMAILLSYGVLTQVVKRFFIRKYGQWL
- a CDS encoding metallophosphoesterase, translated to MKKVAFLFLLFALLFVSCSSDNDDVAKVVNPFDPASELADSVLRNKIVVISDLHLGNDLAYSENVKHLNRLNQFLNEVRASSTIKELVIAGDMFDEWYIPSRTNTYENKSQSDFILKTVASNKAIFDVLNGIINDKKIKVTYIPGNHDMGFTPASIDLAMPGVNQARDKDHNELGTYYPDNYPEIAIEHGHRYDFFSGLTPNGADPNANGTTFAPGYFFARIAANSFVNPIAIENRTRVPNVVLNDKNDPEQVSKYVYYKLWKQVLDSVIYVNDNFDDKIITTNVDHFTKTYSINDVLPYNDADGKIQMNMYNGLFTQAAWNARMVVNGARVATQIDSAIIGSLKTQYIDNQSDVQYFHCPGRQRVRVVVFGHTHIPKMTAYKNTIDSACVYANTGTWEDRKTRNKSDVIEQDSINMNFVVITPKKTNHKILNIKLYKYLYGAHSVLDSKDVYLSSNPIDY
- a CDS encoding VCBS domain-containing protein, with the protein product MRRFLLISVMAMLTIVSYGRKHVAENAVVVADTIYYAENMMNVATSGQASYYRLLMKQGQGLNKKNVFQDFYMNGTLRAEGAYSFIDLGNDTNTVLDGEITTYYKNGKEKWHGKYVNGKREGYFTMQMRQGGVAVVQFVNGKSAHDYFTITNADGTMEKRPISDLQSFM
- a CDS encoding helix-turn-helix domain-containing protein, with product MKSLYLATTFAAAIACLLTSLLIFARRKSGERSRIILACIVLFSVANYITRFYALSNGEVPELVISAPMLLLAIFMVISYIMYPIEVISPGYLNTWRIIKLYSPLLFLVLIYNVLKIFGVAFPPFHSLLEMLPHFTRIDVWFRIFLVVLVFTPVVLIFMVPYTRRYNNTDRVWMMKYTICFIVNTIAYIIILISDHLIIKTLYYYVSVGCSIYIAYMELFERLIKQQESNSAETTNEYSKEPEYIEEAEEKANSLCERVVIHMRRTSDYRNPDISLNSMAASLYTNRTTLSKALRELGYTNFNAYINSLRIEDFINRVKNERIYNYQDIFYNVGFRSRSTAIRNFKQYTGKTPSEYFNK